A single genomic interval of Helianthus annuus cultivar XRQ/B chromosome 13, HanXRQr2.0-SUNRISE, whole genome shotgun sequence harbors:
- the LOC110898739 gene encoding probable GTP diphosphokinase RSH2, chloroplastic, whose translation MDEIHDIHGLRLIVENVEDCYKALDLVHGLWPVVPGKFKDYINQPKCNGYRSLHTVVMGKGLVPLEVQIRTKEMHSQAEFGFAAHWRYKEGDCMHSTFVLQMVEWARWVVTWQCETMMKDQSSIGYTDAMKPPCKFPFHSEDCPHSYKPSCGSDGPVFVIVIENNKMSVQEFPANSRVKDLVDVRYGFSVKEEVLLKVNREAVDDFNFRLRMGDVVELGPKLPDKSLTEYREEIQRMYEIGQPATSRQRIAGYRVGWRR comes from the exons ATGGATGAAATTCATGATATTCATGGGCTACGGCTGATTGTGGAAAATGTTGAAGACTGTTATAAAGCATTAGACCTTGTTCATGGTTTATGGCCTGTAGTTCCTGGAAAATTCAAGGACTACATAAATCAGCCCAAGTGTAATGG GTATCGATCTCTGCACACAGTAGTAATGGGGAAGGGATTGGTCCCACTTGAAGTTCAAATTAGAACAAAAGAAATGCATTCTCAGGCGGAGTTTGGGTTTGCAGCTCACTGGAGATACAAAGAAGGAGACTGCATGCATTCCACATTTGTGCTACAGATGGTTGAATGGGCCCGTTGGGTGGTGACCTGGCAGTGTGAGACAATGATGAAAGATCAATCGTCCATTGGCTACACAGATGCCATGAAACCACCCTGCAAATTCCCTTTTCATTCTGAAGATTGCCCACATTCTTACAAACCTTCTTGTGGATCTGACGGACCCGTGTTTGTCATTGTGATCGAGAATAACAAG ATGTCAGTGCAAGAATTCCCTGCAAATTCAAGGGTGAAGGATCTCGTAGATGTACGATATGGGTTTTCAGTGAAAGAAGAAGTACTGCTGAAAGTAAATCGTGAAGCGGTCGATGATTTTAACTTTAGGTTGCGAATGGGGGATGTAGTGGAACTTGGTCCTAAGTTACCTGACAAATCATTAACGGAATACAGGGAGGAAATTCAGCGGATGTATGAGATTGGGCAACCTGCAACAAGCAGGCAAAGAATTGCTGGTTACAGGGTTGGttggagaagatga